From a single Methylosinus sp. H3A genomic region:
- a CDS encoding NADH-quinone oxidoreductase subunit A: protein MPSLLEQYLPLVIFIALAAIIAGALLVLPFLVAFKAPDPEKLSAYECGFNPFGDARMKFDVRFYLVALLFIVFDLEVAFLFPWAVAFKEAGAFGFWSMMFFLGVLTVGFVYEWRKGALEWD from the coding sequence ATGCCGAGCCTGCTCGAACAATATTTGCCGCTCGTGATCTTCATCGCCCTCGCGGCGATCATCGCCGGCGCTCTGCTCGTTCTCCCCTTCCTGGTCGCTTTCAAGGCGCCGGACCCGGAGAAGCTCTCAGCCTATGAGTGCGGCTTCAATCCGTTCGGCGACGCGCGCATGAAATTCGACGTGCGCTTCTATCTCGTCGCGCTGCTTTTCATCGTCTTCGACCTCGAGGTCGCCTTCCTCTTTCCTTGGGCGGTCGCCTTCAAGGAGGCGGGCGCCTTCGGCTTCTGGTCGATGATGTTCTTCCTCGGCGTTCTGACCGTCGGCTTCGTCTATGAATGGCGCAAGGGAGCGCTCGAATGGGATTGA
- a CDS encoding NADH-quinone oxidoreductase subunit D: MNDQSLRNFNLNFGPQHPAAHGVLRLILELDGEVVERCDPHVGFLHRGTEKLIEARTYLQNVPYFDRLDYCAPMNQEHAFCLGIEQLLEVEVPRRGQLIRVLYAEIGRLLSHLLNVTSQAMDVGALTPPLWGYEEREKLMVFYERASGARMHANYFRPGGVARDLPDRLVEDIGAFCDPFLKVLDDLDELFIGNRIFKQRNADIGVISLEDAWKFGFSGVMVRGSGAPWDLRKARPYDCYEEMEFDIPVGKNGDCYDRAVIRMEEMRQSTSIIKQCVDKLLKAENRGPVATVNNKITSPPRSEMKRSMEALIHHFKLYTEGFKVPAGEVYAAVEAPKGEFGVYLVSDGSDKPYRCKLRAPGFAHLQAMDFLCKDHLLADVSAILGSLDIVFGEVDR, encoded by the coding sequence ATGAACGACCAGAGCCTCCGCAACTTCAATCTCAACTTCGGCCCGCAGCATCCGGCGGCGCATGGCGTGCTGCGCCTGATCCTCGAGCTCGACGGCGAAGTGGTCGAGCGCTGCGATCCGCATGTCGGCTTCCTGCATCGCGGCACAGAGAAGCTGATCGAGGCGCGCACCTATCTGCAGAACGTGCCTTATTTCGATCGGCTCGACTATTGCGCGCCGATGAACCAGGAGCACGCCTTCTGTCTCGGCATAGAGCAATTGCTCGAGGTCGAGGTTCCGCGCCGCGGCCAACTCATCCGCGTGCTCTACGCCGAGATCGGGCGACTTCTCTCGCATCTCCTCAACGTCACCTCGCAAGCGATGGACGTCGGCGCGCTGACGCCGCCGCTCTGGGGCTATGAGGAACGCGAGAAGCTCATGGTCTTCTACGAGCGAGCGAGCGGCGCGCGTATGCACGCCAATTACTTCCGTCCCGGCGGCGTCGCCCGCGACCTGCCGGACCGGCTCGTCGAGGATATCGGAGCCTTCTGCGATCCGTTCCTGAAGGTTCTCGACGATCTCGACGAGCTCTTCATCGGCAATCGCATCTTCAAGCAGCGCAACGCCGACATCGGCGTCATCTCGCTCGAGGATGCGTGGAAATTCGGCTTCTCCGGCGTGATGGTGCGCGGCTCCGGCGCGCCTTGGGATTTGCGCAAGGCGCGTCCCTATGATTGCTATGAGGAGATGGAGTTCGACATTCCTGTCGGCAAGAATGGCGATTGCTACGACCGCGCGGTCATCCGCATGGAAGAGATGCGTCAGTCGACGTCGATCATAAAGCAATGCGTCGACAAGCTGCTGAAGGCGGAGAATCGCGGTCCGGTGGCGACAGTCAACAACAAGATCACTTCGCCGCCACGCTCCGAGATGAAGCGCTCCATGGAGGCGCTCATCCATCACTTCAAGCTCTATACGGAAGGCTTCAAAGTGCCGGCCGGCGAGGTCTATGCGGCGGTCGAGGCGCCCAAGGGCGAGTTCGGCGTCTATCTCGTGTCGGACGGCAGCGACAAGCCCTATCGCTGCAAGCTCCGCGCGCCGGGCTTCGCGCATCTGCAGGCCATGGATTTTCTCTGCAAGGACCATTTGCTCGCCGACGTCTCGGCGATTCTTGGTTCGCTCGATATCGTCTTCGGGGAGGTCGATCGCTAA
- a CDS encoding NADH-quinone oxidoreductase subunit C gives MSAELELLGEKVVAALPGAVRGLKIAYGELTVEVERARWLDVARVLRDDPGLLFVSFTDITAADYPERDLRFDVVLHLLSPKHNQRIRVKTQTDESTPIASLTSVYAGADWFERETYDLFGVLFDGHPDLRRIMTDYGFEGHPLRKDFPMSGYVEVRYDDERKRVVYEPLNLTQEYRKFDFLSPWEGVQYDLPGDEKASK, from the coding sequence ATGAGCGCGGAACTCGAATTGCTCGGCGAAAAAGTCGTCGCCGCTCTGCCGGGTGCGGTGAGAGGCCTCAAGATCGCCTATGGCGAGCTCACCGTCGAGGTCGAGCGCGCACGCTGGCTCGATGTCGCGCGCGTGCTGCGCGACGATCCGGGACTCCTCTTCGTCAGTTTCACCGACATTACCGCGGCGGATTACCCTGAGCGCGATCTGCGCTTCGACGTCGTGCTGCATCTTCTGTCGCCCAAGCACAATCAGCGCATCCGCGTGAAGACGCAGACCGACGAATCGACTCCGATCGCCTCGCTCACGAGCGTCTATGCGGGTGCCGACTGGTTCGAGCGCGAGACCTATGATCTGTTCGGCGTGTTGTTCGACGGTCATCCGGATCTGCGTCGCATCATGACCGACTACGGCTTCGAGGGGCATCCGCTGCGCAAGGATTTCCCGATGTCCGGCTATGTCGAGGTGCGCTATGACGACGAGCGCAAGCGCGTCGTCTACGAGCCGCTGAACCTCACCCAAGAATATCGGAAGTTCGATTTCCTGTCGCCGTGGGAGGGCGTGCAATATGATCTCCCCGGCGACGAAAAGGCGAGCAAGTGA
- a CDS encoding RluA family pseudouridine synthase: protein MSAAGAEAPQSTPVQTLIVEEDEAGLRLDRWFKRRFPALALSHLAKICRKGEVRVDGKRADTSTRLEQNQKIRVPPLKLETVAAPAVLRARPEDARDLAEMTLFEDAHLIVLNKPYGLAVQGGSGMKRHIDGMLESLAQGDKRPVLVHRLDRDTSGVLLIAKNRRTAADLGEIFRSRQAQKIYWALVEGVPKPAQGRVSLYLAKGADMGEERSRRGGDRRAAEPSDAREKMRVARHGDEGAQHSLTYYAIVDKAAPRCAWLSMKPLTGRTHQLRAHAEAIGCPIFGDPKYGHRPEDEVRRRDPMRAMPSELEPKLHLLARRLILPHPKGGTLDVTAPLPPHMKKSWDFFGFDIAQDDPISAAPDA, encoded by the coding sequence GTGAGCGCGGCCGGGGCGGAGGCGCCGCAATCGACGCCGGTGCAGACGCTGATCGTCGAGGAGGATGAGGCGGGCCTGCGGCTCGACCGCTGGTTCAAGCGTCGATTCCCGGCGCTCGCTCTGTCGCATCTGGCCAAAATTTGCCGCAAGGGCGAGGTGCGCGTCGACGGCAAGCGCGCCGACACGTCTACGCGGCTCGAGCAAAACCAGAAGATCCGTGTGCCGCCGCTCAAACTGGAGACAGTCGCGGCGCCGGCGGTTTTGCGCGCAAGGCCGGAGGACGCCCGCGACCTCGCCGAAATGACGCTGTTCGAGGATGCGCATCTCATCGTGCTGAACAAGCCCTATGGTCTCGCCGTCCAAGGCGGCTCGGGCATGAAGCGGCATATAGACGGCATGCTCGAATCGCTGGCCCAAGGGGACAAGCGGCCGGTGCTGGTGCATCGGCTCGACCGCGACACCTCGGGCGTCTTGCTCATCGCCAAGAATCGGCGCACCGCCGCCGATCTCGGCGAGATCTTCCGCTCGCGCCAGGCCCAGAAAATCTATTGGGCGCTGGTCGAGGGCGTCCCCAAGCCGGCGCAGGGACGCGTCTCGCTCTATCTCGCCAAAGGCGCGGATATGGGTGAGGAGCGCTCCCGCCGCGGGGGCGATCGCCGCGCCGCCGAGCCCTCTGACGCGAGGGAGAAAATGCGCGTCGCCCGGCATGGGGACGAGGGGGCGCAGCACTCGCTGACCTATTACGCCATCGTCGACAAGGCCGCGCCGCGTTGCGCCTGGCTGTCGATGAAGCCCTTGACCGGGCGCACGCATCAGCTCCGCGCCCATGCGGAGGCGATCGGCTGTCCGATTTTCGGCGACCCCAAATATGGCCACAGGCCGGAGGACGAGGTCCGCCGCCGCGATCCCATGCGCGCCATGCCCTCTGAGCTCGAGCCCAAGCTGCATCTTTTGGCGCGGCGGCTGATCCTGCCGCATCCCAAGGGCGGAACGCTCGACGTCACCGCGCCGCTGCCGCCGCATATGAAAAAGAGCTGGGACTTTTTCGGCTTCGATATCGCGCAGGATGACCCCATATCGGCGGCTCCGGACGCGTGA
- a CDS encoding NuoB/complex I 20 kDa subunit family protein, translating into MGLITRQSQTLVAPSAKGLVDPRTGKPVGADDPFYLGLNDELADKGFLVTATDDLINWARTGSLMWMTFGLACCAVEMIQAAMPRYDLERFGFAPRASPRQSDVIIIAGTLTNKMAPALRKVYDQMPEPRYVISMGSCANGGGYYHYSYSVVRGCDRIIPVDIYVPGCPPSAEALVYGVLLLQKKIRRSGTIER; encoded by the coding sequence ATGGGATTGATCACTCGCCAGAGCCAGACTCTCGTCGCGCCGTCCGCCAAGGGTCTCGTCGATCCGCGCACCGGCAAGCCGGTGGGCGCGGACGATCCCTTCTATCTCGGCCTCAATGACGAGCTCGCCGACAAGGGCTTTCTCGTCACCGCGACCGACGATCTCATCAATTGGGCCCGCACCGGCTCGCTGATGTGGATGACCTTCGGTCTGGCCTGCTGCGCGGTGGAGATGATTCAGGCCGCCATGCCGCGCTATGATCTCGAGCGCTTCGGCTTCGCGCCGCGCGCCAGTCCGCGCCAGTCGGACGTCATCATCATCGCGGGCACGCTGACCAATAAGATGGCCCCGGCGCTACGCAAGGTCTACGACCAGATGCCGGAGCCGCGTTACGTCATCTCCATGGGCTCCTGCGCCAATGGCGGCGGCTATTACCACTATTCTTATTCGGTGGTGCGCGGCTGCGATCGAATCATTCCCGTGGATATTTATGTCCCCGGCTGTCCGCCTTCGGCCGAGGCGCTCGTCTATGGCGTTCTGCTCCTGCAGAAGAAGATCCGCCGCAGCGGCACGATCGAACGGTAA
- a CDS encoding ATP12 family chaperone protein, translating to MSRESENLAEGLFVPNEERNPLRAAVQGARPELPKRFYKSSSVGEAEGGYAVLLDGRTVKTPARRTLTTPSAPLTSALAAEWAAQGERLNPSSMPLTRLVNSAIDGVVERIEEVAADVAKYAGSDLVSYRADEPAGLAAAQAEAWDPLLAFARERLGAELAATSGVMFLTQPPEAMAAVASAVRAYAGEGAGAPFRLAALHTMTTLTGSCLIALAVALGEMDAEAAWAVAHIDEDYQMKAWGADAEAVARRARRFEEMKAAARIAEFFGDAA from the coding sequence ATGTCCCGTGAAAGCGAAAATCTCGCCGAAGGCTTGTTCGTGCCGAATGAGGAGCGCAATCCGCTGCGCGCCGCGGTTCAGGGGGCGCGGCCCGAATTGCCGAAGCGATTCTATAAGTCGTCGAGCGTCGGCGAGGCCGAAGGCGGTTATGCCGTTCTGCTCGACGGCAGGACGGTCAAGACGCCGGCGCGGCGGACATTGACGACGCCGTCGGCACCGCTGACATCGGCTCTCGCCGCGGAATGGGCGGCGCAGGGCGAAAGGCTGAACCCTTCATCCATGCCGCTGACTCGGCTCGTTAATTCGGCGATCGACGGGGTCGTGGAGCGGATCGAGGAGGTCGCCGCCGACGTCGCCAAATACGCGGGATCAGACCTCGTGAGCTATCGCGCCGACGAGCCTGCCGGCCTCGCCGCGGCCCAGGCCGAGGCCTGGGATCCGCTGCTCGCTTTCGCGCGGGAGCGGCTCGGCGCGGAGCTCGCCGCGACCTCGGGCGTGATGTTTCTCACCCAACCGCCAGAGGCTATGGCTGCGGTCGCCTCGGCCGTGCGCGCTTATGCGGGGGAGGGGGCCGGGGCGCCCTTTCGGCTGGCGGCGCTGCACACGATGACGACGCTGACCGGCTCCTGCCTCATCGCTCTTGCGGTGGCGCTCGGCGAAATGGATGCGGAAGCCGCCTGGGCCGTCGCCCATATCGACGAGGACTATCAGATGAAAGCCTGGGGCGCGGACGCCGAGGCGGTGGCGCGCCGGGCGCGGCGATTTGAGGAGATGAAGGCCGCCGCCCGGATCGCCGAATTCTTCGGCGACGCCGCCTGA
- the nuoF gene encoding NADH-quinone oxidoreductase subunit NuoF, protein MLADKDRIFTNLYGIGDKSLAGARSRGAWDNTKALLQLGRDKIIQEVKDSGLRGRGGAGFSTGLKWSFMPKTPDPARPSYLVINADESEPGTCKDREIMRNDPQTLIEGALIASFAMGAHASYIYVRGEFIAERVALQKAIDEAYGAKLIGKDNIHGYPFDLYVHHGAGAYICGEETALIESLEGKKGMPRLKPPFPANVGLYGCPTTVNNVESIAVVPTILRRGASWFAGIGTPNNTGTKLFSISGHVNKPCNVEEAMSIPFRELIDSHCGGVRGGSDNLLAVIPGGSSVRLVPADQILDCPMDFDNLVKLGSGLGTAAVIVMDKSTDIIRAIARISYFYKHESCGQCTPCREGTGWMWRVITRMAEGRAHKREIDMLFDVSKQIEGHTICALGDAAAWPIQGLINHFRGEIEKRIDRYAANPHPDPVRVAAE, encoded by the coding sequence ATGCTCGCCGATAAGGATCGCATCTTCACAAATCTCTACGGCATAGGCGACAAGAGCCTCGCCGGAGCCCGCTCGCGCGGCGCCTGGGACAACACCAAGGCGCTGCTGCAGCTCGGCCGCGACAAGATCATTCAGGAAGTGAAGGATTCGGGGCTGCGCGGACGCGGCGGCGCCGGCTTCTCGACCGGCCTCAAATGGTCCTTCATGCCTAAGACGCCCGATCCGGCGCGTCCCTCCTATCTCGTCATCAACGCCGACGAGTCGGAGCCGGGCACCTGCAAGGATCGCGAGATCATGCGCAATGATCCGCAGACGCTGATCGAAGGCGCGCTGATCGCCTCCTTCGCCATGGGCGCCCACGCCTCTTATATTTATGTGCGCGGCGAGTTCATCGCCGAGCGCGTCGCGTTGCAGAAGGCGATCGACGAGGCCTATGGCGCCAAGCTCATCGGCAAGGACAATATTCACGGCTATCCTTTCGATCTCTATGTGCATCACGGCGCGGGCGCCTATATCTGCGGCGAAGAGACGGCGCTGATCGAGAGCCTCGAGGGCAAGAAGGGCATGCCGCGGCTGAAGCCGCCGTTCCCTGCCAATGTCGGCCTCTACGGCTGTCCGACGACGGTCAACAATGTCGAATCCATCGCCGTCGTGCCGACCATTCTGCGTCGCGGCGCGAGCTGGTTCGCCGGCATCGGCACGCCCAACAACACCGGCACCAAGCTCTTCTCCATCTCCGGCCATGTGAACAAGCCGTGCAATGTGGAAGAGGCCATGTCCATTCCCTTCCGCGAGCTGATCGACAGCCATTGCGGCGGCGTGCGCGGCGGCTCGGACAATCTTCTCGCCGTCATTCCGGGCGGCTCCTCCGTGCGCCTCGTGCCGGCGGATCAGATTCTCGACTGTCCGATGGATTTCGACAATCTCGTCAAGCTCGGCTCGGGCCTCGGCACGGCGGCGGTCATCGTCATGGACAAGTCGACCGACATCATCCGCGCCATCGCCCGCATCTCTTATTTCTACAAGCATGAGAGCTGCGGCCAATGCACGCCTTGCCGCGAGGGCACGGGCTGGATGTGGCGCGTCATCACCCGCATGGCGGAAGGCCGCGCCCACAAGCGCGAGATCGACATGCTGTTCGATGTGTCGAAGCAGATCGAAGGACACACGATCTGTGCGCTCGGCGATGCGGCGGCGTGGCCGATCCAGGGCCTCATCAATCATTTCCGTGGCGAAATCGAGAAGCGCATCGATCGCTATGCGGCCAATCCGCATCCCGATCCTGTGCGCGTGGCGGCGGAGTAA
- a CDS encoding PilZ domain-containing protein — translation MGRHDFRPKNGEERLAAETIAEPRFDGRFSLPPDQRRHPCRTIDMSAEIVALRSDYRPAVGDKISLDLDRWGRFDGAVIRIFDGGFTLDLEIADRPRAHVAMQFAWLTRHFAPDSARCRAHERLQPKRRFTTFTVAQVTLPCEILDLSRSGASLRTEVQVPPGEKITIGKRTQAEVIRQTEDGFAVRFRRLLPLEIFDEDIEL, via the coding sequence GTGGGACGACATGATTTTCGCCCGAAGAACGGGGAGGAGCGCCTCGCCGCCGAGACGATCGCCGAGCCGAGGTTCGACGGCCGCTTCTCCCTGCCGCCCGACCAGCGCCGCCACCCCTGCCGCACCATCGACATGTCGGCGGAGATCGTCGCCTTGCGCAGCGACTACCGGCCCGCTGTCGGCGACAAGATATCTCTCGATCTCGACCGTTGGGGCCGCTTCGACGGGGCCGTGATTCGCATCTTCGACGGCGGCTTCACTCTGGACCTCGAGATAGCGGATCGACCGCGGGCCCATGTCGCCATGCAATTCGCATGGCTGACGCGCCATTTCGCGCCGGACTCCGCGCGATGCCGCGCCCATGAGCGGCTGCAGCCCAAACGGCGATTCACGACATTTACGGTGGCGCAGGTGACCCTGCCCTGCGAGATTCTCGATTTATCGCGCAGCGGCGCCTCGCTGAGGACCGAGGTGCAGGTTCCGCCCGGCGAGAAGATCACGATCGGCAAAAGGACACAAGCGGAGGTCATTCGCCAGACCGAGGACGGTTTCGCGGTACGATTCCGCCGTCTTTTGCCGCTCGAGATATTCGACGAGGACATAGAGCTTTAG
- the crcB gene encoding fluoride efflux transporter CrcB → MRALLLIFFGAGLGGVLRHFVNIWCQRWLGAQLPWGVFVINVTGSLAMGLAAGYFAFKAGTGWSQSMRLFVTTGLLGGYTTFSAFSLDAATLIERGDMLSAGLYVGGSVGLSIASLFLGLYLVRALT, encoded by the coding sequence ATGCGCGCGCTGCTTCTCATCTTTTTCGGGGCCGGATTGGGCGGAGTCCTGAGGCATTTCGTCAATATTTGGTGCCAACGCTGGCTGGGCGCTCAATTGCCCTGGGGCGTTTTCGTCATCAACGTCACCGGCTCTCTCGCCATGGGGCTCGCCGCCGGCTATTTCGCCTTCAAGGCGGGGACGGGGTGGTCGCAGTCGATGCGGCTGTTCGTCACCACGGGCCTGCTCGGAGGCTATACGACTTTCTCCGCTTTCTCGCTCGACGCCGCCACTCTGATCGAGCGCGGCGACATGCTCTCGGCGGGGCTCTATGTCGGCGGCTCGGTCGGCCTGTCCATAGCGTCGCTGTTCCTCGGCCTCTATCTGGTGAGGGCGCTGACGTGA
- the nuoE gene encoding NADH-quinone oxidoreductase subunit NuoE, which yields MSIRRLAEEQPASFEFTPENKAWLERQIAKYPDGRQASVVVPALWQAQKQNDYWLPQKAIEKVAETLGMPYIRVFEVATFYTMFNLEPVGKFYVQLCGTTPCLLAGSDDLIAVLERRVGPQRHVTEDGLFSWLEVECLGACCNAPMVQINDDYYEDLTAENFEKLLDDLAAGRPVKIGSQTGRVSSEPAGGLTSLTSFYGDGAKAQAE from the coding sequence ATGTCCATCCGCCGTCTCGCCGAAGAGCAGCCCGCGAGCTTCGAGTTCACGCCCGAGAATAAGGCGTGGCTGGAACGACAGATCGCCAAATATCCCGACGGACGTCAGGCGTCCGTCGTCGTGCCCGCCCTTTGGCAGGCGCAGAAGCAGAACGATTATTGGTTGCCGCAGAAGGCGATCGAGAAGGTCGCGGAGACGCTGGGCATGCCCTACATCCGCGTGTTCGAGGTCGCGACCTTCTACACCATGTTCAATCTTGAGCCGGTGGGCAAATTCTACGTCCAGCTCTGCGGCACGACGCCCTGCCTGCTCGCGGGCTCCGACGATCTCATCGCCGTGCTCGAGCGTCGCGTCGGCCCTCAGCGTCATGTGACGGAGGACGGGCTGTTCTCCTGGCTCGAGGTCGAGTGCCTCGGCGCCTGCTGCAACGCGCCCATGGTGCAGATCAACGACGACTATTACGAAGATTTGACGGCTGAGAATTTCGAGAAGCTGCTCGACGATCTCGCCGCCGGCCGGCCGGTGAAGATCGGCTCGCAGACGGGCCGCGTCTCCTCGGAGCCGGCGGGCGGACTGACGAGCCTGACATCCTTCTACGGCGATGGCGCCAAAGCGCAGGCGGAGTGA
- the nuoG gene encoding NADH-quinone oxidoreductase subunit NuoG, which yields MTRILVDGVEVDVPAEYTLLQACEEAGAEVPRFCFHERLSIAGNCRMCLVEVKGGPPKPQASCAIAVKDLRPGPDGAPPEVFTKTPMVKKAREGVMEFLLVNHPLDCPICDQGGECDLQDQSLAFGGDSSRYAENKRAVEDKYIGPLVKTAMTRCIHCTRCVRFTAEIAGTSDMGAIGRGEDMEITTYLQTAMTSELQGNVTDLCPVGALLPKPQNFRARPWEYQKTETIDVQDALGSAIRVDARGREVIRILPRLNEAVNEEWISDKTRQVVDGLKAQRLDRPYIRENGRLRPASWQEALAAVAAKTKATKAEKIGALVGDLAALEEIFALKLLVEGLGSANLDARQDGTKLDPRFGRASYLFNATIAGVDAADSLLIIGSNPRKEAPVLNARIRKRWLKGDFPISVIGERADLTYDYDYLGSGPDALARFVESAPTGSAKRLVLIGQGALTRPDGRAILALAAQAARKHGGLSEGWNGFSVLHTTASRVGALELGFTPGQGGLDAADIAKAGALDLVFNLGADEIVIEPGAFVVYIGTHGDKGAHRADVILPGAAYTEKFGLYVNTEGRVQEALRATFPPGDAREDWAILRALSGALGSPLPFDSLQQLRAKLGEAHPHLRKLDQIEPGSAADLEAVALQPATAWKDDFVSAITDFYLTNPIARASATMAECSALAQGRLKQAAE from the coding sequence ATGACCAGAATTCTCGTCGATGGCGTCGAGGTCGATGTTCCGGCCGAATATACGCTGCTGCAGGCCTGCGAGGAGGCCGGCGCCGAGGTGCCGCGCTTCTGCTTCCACGAGCGTTTGTCGATCGCCGGCAATTGCCGCATGTGCCTCGTCGAGGTGAAGGGCGGCCCGCCCAAGCCGCAGGCCTCCTGCGCCATTGCCGTCAAGGATCTGCGTCCCGGCCCCGATGGCGCGCCGCCGGAAGTCTTCACCAAGACGCCCATGGTGAAGAAGGCGCGCGAAGGCGTGATGGAGTTCCTGCTCGTCAATCATCCGCTCGACTGTCCGATCTGCGATCAAGGCGGCGAATGCGACCTGCAGGATCAGTCGCTCGCCTTCGGCGGCGACAGCTCGCGCTACGCCGAGAACAAGCGCGCGGTCGAGGACAAATATATCGGTCCGCTCGTCAAGACTGCGATGACCCGCTGCATTCATTGCACCCGCTGCGTGCGCTTCACGGCGGAGATCGCCGGCACCAGCGACATGGGCGCGATCGGCCGCGGCGAGGATATGGAGATCACCACCTATCTGCAGACGGCGATGACGTCGGAGCTGCAGGGCAATGTGACCGATCTCTGTCCGGTCGGCGCGCTTCTGCCCAAGCCGCAGAATTTCCGCGCGCGTCCGTGGGAATATCAGAAGACCGAGACCATCGACGTGCAGGATGCGCTGGGCTCGGCGATCCGTGTCGACGCCCGCGGCCGCGAGGTGATCCGCATTCTGCCGCGCCTCAATGAGGCGGTGAATGAGGAGTGGATTTCCGACAAGACCCGCCAAGTGGTCGACGGATTGAAGGCGCAGCGCCTCGACCGCCCCTATATTCGTGAGAATGGACGCCTGCGTCCGGCCAGCTGGCAAGAGGCGCTCGCCGCTGTCGCCGCCAAGACCAAGGCGACGAAAGCCGAGAAGATCGGCGCGCTCGTCGGCGATCTCGCCGCGCTCGAGGAAATCTTCGCGCTGAAGCTGCTCGTCGAGGGCCTCGGCAGCGCCAATCTCGACGCGCGCCAGGACGGGACCAAGCTCGATCCGCGTTTCGGCCGCGCCTCCTATCTCTTCAACGCCACCATCGCCGGCGTCGACGCGGCGGATTCGCTGCTGATCATCGGCTCCAATCCACGCAAGGAAGCGCCGGTGCTCAATGCGCGCATCCGCAAGCGCTGGCTGAAGGGCGATTTCCCCATCTCGGTGATCGGCGAGCGGGCTGATCTGACCTATGATTACGATTATCTTGGCTCCGGTCCCGACGCTCTGGCGCGTTTCGTCGAAAGCGCGCCGACAGGCTCCGCCAAGCGCCTCGTGCTGATCGGGCAGGGCGCGCTGACGCGCCCCGACGGCCGTGCCATACTGGCGCTCGCCGCTCAGGCGGCGAGAAAACATGGCGGCCTCTCCGAGGGGTGGAACGGTTTCAGCGTGCTGCACACTACGGCCTCGCGCGTGGGGGCGCTCGAGCTCGGCTTCACGCCGGGGCAGGGCGGTCTCGACGCCGCAGACATCGCCAAGGCCGGCGCGCTCGATCTCGTCTTCAATCTCGGCGCCGATGAGATCGTGATCGAGCCGGGCGCTTTCGTCGTCTATATCGGCACGCATGGCGACAAGGGCGCGCATCGCGCCGACGTCATCCTGCCGGGCGCAGCCTATACGGAGAAATTCGGCCTCTATGTGAACACGGAAGGCCGCGTTCAGGAGGCGCTGCGCGCGACCTTCCCGCCGGGCGACGCCCGCGAGGATTGGGCGATCCTGCGCGCTCTCTCCGGCGCGCTCGGTTCTCCGCTGCCCTTCGATTCACTGCAGCAGCTGCGCGCCAAGCTCGGCGAGGCGCATCCGCATCTGCGCAAGCTGGACCAGATCGAGCCGGGCTCGGCCGCCGATCTAGAGGCGGTGGCGCTGCAGCCGGCGACGGCTTGGAAGGACGATTTCGTCTCCGCGATCACAGATTTTTATCTCACCAATCCGATCGCGCGCGCCTCGGCCACAATGGCGGAATGTTCGGCGCTGGCGCAGGGCCGGTTGAAGCAAGCGGCGGAATAG